The genome window GAGGAGAAGGCAGCCCGCGCCGAGCGCCGCCGCGAGGAGGCTCGCGAGGCCGCGGAGAAGGCCGCTGCCGCCGCTGCCGAGGAGAAGCCCGCGACCGTCGACGACGATGAGGAGCCCATCTTCATCAAGCGCGCGACGCCCCCGCCGTCGGCTGCCCCCGCGCCCGTGAGCTCCGGCCCGCCCGCGTACACGTCGTCCTCCCGTCCGTCCGGTGGCCCGCGCGGCGACCGCCCGGGTGGCCCCCGTGGCGACCGTCCGTCGTACGGCGACCGCTCGTCCGGCCCGCGTGGCGACCGCCCGTCTTACGGCGACCGTCCGTCCGGCCCGCGTGGCGACCGTCCCGGTGGCCCGTCCTCGCGTCCGGCTCCCGGTGGTGCGCCCCGTTCGGCTCCGGTCGGCGGAGCTCCGGCCGGGCGTCCGGCTCCGGTCAGCCGCCCGGCTCCGGCCGCCGGCACGCCGGGTGCGGCTCCGCGCCCCACCCCGGCGGCCACGGGCCCGCGTCCCACCCCCGGACCGCGCCCGACCCCGGCCTCGATGGGGCCGCGTCCCACCCCGGGCCCCGGCCCGCGACCGACCCCGGGCCCCGGCCCGCGCCCCGCGCCGCGTCCCACCCCGGGACCGGACGCCGAGGCGAAGCCCAAGGAGGAAGCCGCCAAGCCGGCGTCCTCCGAGCAGCAAGAGGCTGCCGACGCCTGACGGCGGCAGCCAGACCAGGTGCCCGGGCGGGCATCCCGACGAACGAGTTGCCCGCCCGGTCCCTAAACACCTTCCGCGTGCCGGACCACCCGCGCGCGGATCGATGAGGAGATACAGACGTGCCGAAGAACAAGACGCACAGCGGTTCGAAGAAGCGCTTCCGGGTGACCGGCAAGGGCAAGCTGATGCGTGAGCAGACGAATGCTCGTCACTACCTCGAGCACAAGTCCTCGAGCCGCACGCGTCGCCTGGCGTCCGACCAGCCCGTCGCCTCCGGCAACGTGAAGGCCATCAAGCGCCTGCTCGGCCTCTGACTCCCCGCTCACCGACCCCCGTCGCCGGTCCCTGACCGGTGATCAGAACCAAGGAGACTCCACGTGGCACGCGTCAAGCGGGCAGTCAACGCCCAGAAGAAGCGCCGCGAGGTCCTCGAGCGCGCCAGCGGTTACCGCGGCCAGCGCTCACGCCTCTACCGCAAGGCCAAAGAGCAGGTCACGCACTCGCTGGTCTACTCGTACCGCGACCGTCGTGCGCGCAAGGGTGACTTCCGCAAGCTGTGGATCCAGCGCATCAACGCTGCCGCCCGCGCCAACGGCATGACCTACAACCGGTTCATCCAGGGCCTGAAGGCCGCGGAGATCGAGGTCGACCGCCGCATGCTGGCCGAGCTGGCCGTGAACGACGAGGCCGCGTTCGCCGCGCTCGTCGTGCTGGCCAAGGACGCCCTGCCGGCCACCGCGGACACCACCGCGGCCTGAGTCTCTCGCCGGTCCCCCGCGGGACCGGCGTCAGCAGCGGAAACACAGATGACGACGGAACGCCCGGCGCTCGAGGCGCTGTCCAATCCCCGGTCCGACCGGGTGCGGGCAGTGGCCCGGCTGTCCGGGCGTTCCGCGCGTCAGCGGGCCGGCCGTTTCCTGGTCGAGGGCCCGCAGGGGGTACGTGAGGCGGTCGCCGAGCACGTGGCCCACCGGTCGGGGCACCAAGGGGGGACGCCCGTCGCCCCGGAACGGGGCGGGTCACCTCACGCGGGTGGTGCGCCGGGCACGCTGCGCGAGCTGTACGCCACTCCCGACGCCGCCGCCCGGTACCCCGAGATCCTCGACGCGGCAGCCGGTTCCGGCGTCCCGGCGCGGATCGTCACGGACGAGGTGCTGGCCGCGATGCTGGCCGGCGCCGGCACCACCACACCGCAGGGCCTGCTGGCCGTCTGCGACCTGATCACCGTCGGCCTGGACAGCGTGATCGCCGCCCGGCCGCGGCTGGTGGCCGTGCTGTCCCAGGTGCGCGACCCGGGCAACGCGGGCACGGTGATCCGTGCGGCCGACGCCGCCGGGGCCGACGCCGTGGTGCTCACCGACGCCAGCGTCGACGTGCACAACCCGAAGTGCGTGCGCTCCACCGCGGGCAGCCTGTTCCACCTGCCGGTGGTGGCCGGTGTCCCGCTGGCCGACGCGGTGCGGCGGCTGAAGCAGGCCGGTCTGGCGGTGCTGGCCGCGGACGGTGCGGGCGACTTCGACCTGGACGAACTGGCGGACGACGCCGAGGACCGCGAGGTTTCGTCGTCCACCCCCGAGTCGTCCACCCCCGAGTCGTCCACCCCGGGCGCGCCCCACCTGGAGCGCTCCGCGGCCTGGGTGTTCGGCAACGAGGCGTGGGGCCTGCCGCAGGCCGACCGGGACCTCGCCGACGCCGTGGTGCGGGTGCCCGTGCACGGCCGGGCCGAGAGCCTGAACCTCGGCACCGCGGCCACCGTCTGCCTCTACGCCACCGCGCGGGCCCAGCGTCGCGAGCAGCGACGGGCACAGCGCCGATTTACCATGGCGGAAACCGCCTGACGCAGGCCGGTTCCCGCCGTCACTCACTCCTGCCCCCAGCGGCCAGAAGCGAAATCCACTGGCCGCCGTCTGAGACGATGAAGCACGTGAGGATCGCATTGTGAGTACCAAGGACTACGACCCGGTTGAGGTCGCGGTGCTCTCCGAGGAGAAGCTGGCCGGGTACGTCGCCAACGCCCTGGAGGCCTTCGCCGCCGCCGACGGTCTGGACGCCCTCAAGCAGGCCCGCCTCGACCACTCCGGTGACCGCAGCCCGCTGGCCCTGGCCAACCGCGAGATCGGCGCGCTGCCGCCGGCCGCCAAGGCCGAGGCCGGCAAGCGCGTGGGCAAGGCCCGCGGGCAGGTGAACAAGGCGCTGGCCGCGCGGCAGAAAGAGCTGGAGGCCGAGCGCGACGCCCGGGTGCTGGTCGAGGAGTCGGTCGACGTCACCCTGCCGGTCGACCGTCGCCCGGCCGGGGCCCGTCACCCGCTCTCCACCGTGATGGAGCGGATGGCCGACATCTTCGTCGCCATGGGCTGGGAGGTCGCCGAGGGCCCCGAGGTCGAGGCCGACTGGTTCAACTTCGACGCCCTGAACTTCGGCCCGGACCACCCGGCCCGGCAGATGCAGGACACCTTCTTCGTCGACCCGGTCGACAGCGGCCTGGTGCTGCGCACGCACACCTCGCCGGTCCAGGCCCGCACCATGCTGGAGCGCACGCCGCCGATCTACGTGGTCTGCCCCGGCCGGGTGTTCCGCACCGACGAGCTGGACGCCACGCACACCCCGGTGTTCACCCAGATCGAGGGCCTGGCCGTGGACCAGGGCCTGACCATGGCCCACCTCAAGGGCACGCTCGACCACTTCGCCCGCACCCTGCTCGGGCGCGAGATCACCACCCGGCTGCGCCCGGCGTTCTTCCCGTTCACCGAGCCGAGCGCCGAGCTCGACCTGCGTTGTTTCGTGTGCGACGGCGAGGACGACGCCTGCCGGGCCTGCAAGGGCACCGGCTGGATCGAGTGGCTGGGCTGCGGCATGGTCAACCCGAACGTGCTGCGCGCGGCCGGGATCGACCCGGAGGTCTACACCGGGTTCGCGTTCGGGGCCGGGGTCGAGCGGGCCCTGATGTTCCGCAACGGTGTCGAGGACATGCGCGACATGGTCGAGGGCGATGTCCGGTTCAGCCTGCACTACGGAATGGAGGCCTGATGCGCGCCCCGCTGAGCTGGCTGGCCGAGTACGTCGAGATGCCGCAGGGCGTCACGGCTCTCGAGGTGGCCGCCGACCTGGTCAAGGTCGGCCTGGAGGAAGAGGGCGTGCACGGTGGCGGTGTCACCGGGCCGCTCGTGGTCGGCCGGGTGCTCGACTTCACCCCCGAGCCGCAGAAGAACGGCAAGACGATCCGCTGGTGCCAGGTCGACGTCGGAGAGGCCGAGCCGCGCGGGATCGTCTGCGGCGCGGGCAACTTCGCCAAGGACGACCTGGTGGTCGCCAGCCTGCCCGGGGCCGTGCTGCCCGGCGGCTTCGCGATCGCCGCGCGCAAGACCTACGGCCACAAGTCCGACGGCATGCTCTGCGCCGCCAGCGAACTGGGCCTCGGCGAGGATCACGACGGGATCATCCTGCTGGCCGAGTGGGGTCACGGCGACGCGAAACCCGGTGACGACGCGATCGCGCTGCTCGGTCTGGCCGAGGAGACCGTCGAGGTCAACGTCACGCCCGACCGCGGCTACTGCTTCAGCCTGCGTGGCATCGCCCGGGAGTACTCGCACTCCACCGGCCGCACCTTCACCGACCCGGCGCTGATCGACGTGCCGGCTCCCACGGAAGACGGTTTCCCGGTCGAGCTCGACGACCGGGCCCCGATCAACGGCGTGATCGGCGGCGACCGCTTCGTCGCCCGCGTGGTCAGGGGAGTCGACGCCACGGCCACCAGCCCGCGCTGGATGCAGCGCCGGCTGGAACAGGCCGGGATGCGGCCGATCTCGCTCGCGGTCGACGTCACCAACTACGTCATGCTGGCCGTCGGGCACCCGTTGCACGCGTTCGACCTGGACCGGCTGTCCACGCCGATCGTGGTGCGCCGGGCCGCCCCGGGCGAGAAGCTGACCACGCTCGACGACGTGGAGCGCACCCTGCACCCGGAGGACCTGCTGGTCACCGACTCGCCGGAGGGCCGCTCGAGCCGGGTGCTCAGCCTGGCCGGGGTGATGGGCGGGGCCACCAGCGAGGTCACCTCGACCACCACGAACGTGCTGGTCGAGGCCGCGCACTGGGACCCGATCACGGTCGCCCGCACGATGCGCCGGCACAAGCTGCCCACCGAGGCGGGCAAGCGGTACGAGCGCGGCGTCGACACCCGGCTGGCCGACGTGGCCGCCGAGCTGGCCGTGCGCCTGCTGGTCGAGTACGGCGGTGAAGGTGTCGAGGTCGGCCCGGTCACCGACGTCGGCACCCCGGCGCCGGGCGCGAGCATCGAGATGGCCTGGGACTTCCCGGGCCGCATCGTCGGCCTGGACTGGACCCGTGAGCAGGTCGTCGACACGCTGACCACGATCGGCTGCACCGTCAGCGGCGACGAGACGCTGACCGTGCAGGCGCCGAGCTGGCGTCCCGACCTGACCGTCGGCGTGGACCTGGCCGAGGAGCTCGCCCGGCTGCGGGGGTACGACCAGATTCCGTCGGTGCTGCCGGTCGCCCCGCCCGGGGCCGGCCTGACGCACGGCCAGCGGGTGCGGCGCTCGGTCGCCCGGGCGCTGGCCGAGCACGGCGCGGTCGAGGTGCTGACCTACCCGTTCATCGGCGAGGCGGTGCATGACGCGTTCGGCCTGAAGCCGGACGACCCGCGCCGGCGGGCCCTGCGTCTGGCCAACCCGCTGTCCGACGAGCAGCCGTTCCTGCGCACGTCGCTGGTCGCGACGCTGCTCGACGCGGTGAAGCGCAACGTCAGCCGGGGTTTCACCGACCTGGCGGTGTTCGAGATCGGGTCGGTCACCCGGCCCGGCGGGGCCGAGGCCAGGGCCGGGCACCCGAGCGTGGCCGGGCGGCCCAGCGACGCCGAGCTGGAGCAGCTGTTCGCGGCGATCCCGCACCAGCCGCTGCGGGCCGCGATCGTGCTGACCGGTCAGCGGGAGCTGCCGGGCTGGGCCGGCCCGGGCCGGGCCGCCGACTGGTCCGACGCCGTGGAGGCCGCGCTGCTGGTGGCCCGCACGGTCAACGTGACGGCGACCGTGGCCAAGGAGGAAGACCACGCTCCCTGGCACCCGGGCCGCTGCGCCCGGCTGGAGATCGACGGCCGGCTCTTCGGTCACGCCGGTGAGCTGCACCCGAAGGTGGTCGCCGCGCTCGGCCTGCCGCCTCGCACGGTGGCGGCCGAGGTCGACCTCGACCTGCTGATCGAGGTGTCCGGCCGGATCGTGACCGCGTCACCGATCTCCACCTTCCCGCTGGCCAAGGAAGACGTGGCGCTGGTGGTGAAGAACGAGGTGGCCAGCCAGGACGTGCACGCCGCCCTGGTCGCCGGGGCCGGTGAACTGCTGGAGTCGGCGCGGCTGTTCGACGTCTACACCGGCTCGTCGGTGGAGGAGGGGTACAAGTCGCTGGCGTTCGCGCTGCGGTTCCGCGCCCCCGACCGCACGCTCAAGGCGGACGAGACGGCCGCTGTCCGGGACGCCGCGGTGGCCGCCGCGGCCGCGGCCACCGGAGCGGTGCTGCGGGGGTAGCGCGCTCCCGTCGTCCGTAAGAAACTGAACGGCACCCCTGAACGTTGACGCGATGTTGACCGGGGGTGCCGTTCGGCATTCGCTGTGTCACAAAGCACTATGCATAGAATTTCGCTGCTGTGTATAGTCATGCGCTATGGGAATCAGCGCGGCAGTGGCAGGTGCGAGCGGATACGCCGGCGGCGAGCTGCTGAGACTTCTGCTGGCCCATCCCGGGATCGAGATCGGCGCGCTCACCGCGGGCGGTAACGCGGGCACACGGCTCGCCGAGCACCAGCCCCATCTGCTGCCGCTGGCCGACCGCGTGCTCGCGCCCACCACGGCCGACGAGCTGGCCGGCCACGACCTGGTGTTCCTCGCCCTCCCGCACGGCGCCAGCGCGGCCATCGCCGCGCAGCTGCCCGCCGACACCGTCGTGATCGACTGCGGGGCCGACCACCGGCTGGTCAGTGCGCAGGCGTGGGAGGAGTTCTACGGCGGCGAGCACGCCGGCAGCTGGGCCTACGGCCTGCCGGAGCTGCCGCGTGCAGACGGTGCCCGGCAGCGCGAGAACCTGCGTGGCGCACGGCGGATCGCGGTTCCCGGCTGTTACCCGACGGCCTCCAGCCTGGCCCTGGCCCCGGGTTTCGCGGCCGGTCTGCTGGAGCCGGACGACGTGGTGGTGGTGGCTGCCAGCGGCACCTCCGGCGCCGGCCGGGCGGCCAAGGTGAACATGCTCGGCAGCGAGGTGATGGGCTCGATGAGCCCCTACGGCGTGGGCGGCGTGCACCGGCACACCCCGGAGATCGAACAGAACCTCGGCCTGGCCGGGAACCAGCCGGTGCGGGTGTCGTTCACCCCGACCCTGGCGCCGATGTCCCGCGGCATCCTGGCCACCTGCACGGCCCGCCTGAAGCCCGGCGTCACCGCCGGCGAGGTGCGTGAGGCCTGGCAGAACACCTACCGGGACGAGACTTTCGTGCACGTCCTGCCCGAGGGCCGGTGGCCGCGCACGGCCGACACGCTCGGCGCGAACACCGCCCTGATCCAGGTCGCGGTGGACGAGCGGGTGGGCCGGGTGATCGCGGTCAGCGCCATCGACAACCTGGCCAAGGGCACCGCCGGCGGGGCGGTCCAGTCCGCCAACCTGGCGCTCGACCTGCCCGAGGTCCTCGGCCTGCCGCTGGTGGGGGTGGCCCCGTGAGCCCCGCGCCCGGCGGCCGGGAGGTGGCGTCATGCATCTGATCCAGTACCGGCAGGCGATGGCCCTGGTGCGCCTGGCGCCCGACAGCCCGGACCCGCACTGGGCCGTGGGCAGCCCGCTGGTCAGCATCTCGCGCACCGCCGACGAGATCAGCGTGGTCTGCCCGACCACCAGCCTGCCCGAGCCGGTTCCCGGCCCGGTCGAGGGCCCCTTCACCGTCACCCGGGCGGCCGGGGCACTGGAGTTCTCCCAGATCGGCGTGCTGATGCGGTTGCTGAAACCGCTGGCCGACGCCGGGATCCCGGTGCTGAACGTGTCCACGTTCGACACCGACTGGGTGCTCGTGCCCGCGGCGAAATCCGTGGTGGCGGCCTCGGTCTGGCGTCATGCCGGATACACCGTGACAGAAGACGCCGAGTAAGAAACCCCTGAGAGGAACGTCAGATGAGCGTCACCGCGGCCAAGGGCTTCCGCGCCGCCGGGGTCGCCGCCGGGCTGAAGAGCACCGGCGCCCCCGACGTCGCACTGGTGGTGAACGACGGCCCGAACGACGCGGCCGCCGCCGTGTTCACCAGCAATCGCTGCAAGGCCAACCCGGTGCTGTGGAGCGAGCGGGCGATCAGCGACGGCCGCCTGCGCGCCGTGGTGCTGAACTCCGGCGGCGCCAACTGCTACACCGGCGCCGAGGGCTTCCAGGTCACGCACGCCACCGCCGAGGAGGTGGCCCGGCTGAACGCGCTGTCACCGCTCGACGTGCTGGTCTGCTCCACCGGCCTGATCGGCCTGCCGCTGCCGCAGGACCGTCTGCTGGCCGGCGTGGCCGACGCCACCACCCGGCTGACCGCCACCGGGGGCGGCGACGCGGCCGAGGCGATCCGCACCACCGACTCGGTGAGCAAGCAGGCGAGCGTCACCTCGCCGCACGGCTGGAGCGTCGGCGGCATGGCCAAGGGCGCGGGCATGCTCGCCCCGGCCCTGGCCACCATGCTCGTCGTCATCACCACCGACGCCCTGGTCGACGGGCCCGGCCTGGACTCCGCGCTGCGCGCCGCCACCCGGGTCACCTTCGACCGGCTGGACTCCGACGGCTGCCAGTCCACCAACGACACCGTGGCGCTGATGTCGTCCGGCGCCAGCGGCCTGGCCCCCGACCCGGTCGAGTTCACCGCCGCCGTCACCGCGGTCTGCCACGACCTGGCGCAGCAGCTGCTCGCCGACGCCGAGGGCTCCGAGCACGACATCGCGATCGAGGTGCGGGGCGCGGTCTCCGAGGAGGAGGCCGTCGAGGTCGGCCGCTCGGTCGCCCGCAGCAACCTGTTCAAGGCCGCGGTGTTCGGCAAGGACCCGAACTGGGGCCGCATCCTGGCCTCGGTCGGCACCACGTCGGCCACCTTCGACCCGGCCGACCTGGACGTCGCGATGAACGACGTATGGGTCTGCCGCAAGAGCACCCCGGCCGAGAGCGCCGACGGCATCGACCTGTCCGGCCGCAAGGTCGGCGTCGTCATCGACCTGAAGGCCGGCCCGGCCACCGCGACGGTGTGGACCAACGACCTCACCCACGCGTACGTGCACGAGAACAGCGCGTACTCGTCGTGACCGACGTCCCCGACCTCTCCGCGGAGCAGAAGGCCGAGGTCCTCGTCGAGGCCCTGCCCTGGCTGCGCCGTTTCCAGGGCGCCGTCGCCGTGATCAAGTACGGCGGCAACGCGATGATCGACGACGACCTGAAGCGCGCCTTCGCCGAGGACGTGGTGTTCCTGCGCGCGGCCGGTCTCAAGCCCGTCGTCGTGCACGGCGGCGGCCCGCAGATCTCGTCCATGCTCAAGCGCCTGGGCATCAGCAGCGAGTTCCGCGGCGGTCTGCGGGTCACCACCCCGGAGACCATGGACGTGGTCCGGATGGTGCTCACCGGTCAGGTCAGCCGGGAACTGGTCGGCCTGATCAATCAGCACGGCCCGCTCGCGATCGGCATGTCGGGTGAGGACGGCGGACTGTTCCTCGCCGCGCGACGCGACGCCGTGGTGGACGGTTCGCCCGTCGACGTGGGCCTGGTCGGTGACGTGGTCGAGGTCGACCCGGCCGCGGTGCTCGACCTGATCGACGCCGGCCGGATCCCGGTGATCTCCACGGTCGCGCCGGACGACGACGGCCAGGTGCTCAACGTGAACGCCGACACCGCCGCGGCCGCGCTCGCGATCGCGCTGCGGGCGCGCAAGTTCGTCGTCCTCACCGATGTCGAGGGCCTGTACGCGAACTGGCCGGACCGCTCGTCACTGCTGTCCGAGATCACCGACACCGACCTCGAGGCGATGCTGCCGTCGCTGGAGTCGGGCATGGTGCCGAAGATGGAGGCCTGCCTGCGCGCGGTGCGCGGCGACGTGCCCACCGCCACCGTCATCGACGGGCGGGTCCCGCACAGTCTCCTGCTCGAGGTGTTCACCTCCAGCGGCGTCGGGACCATGGTCGTCCCGGCCCCCCAGCAGAACACGACCCAGAACGGGGGTGGCGCGTGAGCACCGACCTCACCGCCCAGAACACCGGCCTCGTCGATAGCGACGGCTCCGCCCAGTGGATGGAGCGGTACACCCGTTCCGTGCTGGGTGTTTTCGGTTCCCCCTCGCGCGTGCTGGTGCGCGGCGAGGGCGCGTACGTGTGGGACGCCGACGGCAACCGCTACCTCGACCTGCTCGGCGGCCTGGCGGTGAACTCGCTCGGCCACGCCCACCCGTTCCTGGTCTCCGCCGTCACCGCGCAGCTGGCCACCCTCGGGCACGTGTCCAACCTGTTCACCCACCCGCTCCAGATCGCGCTCGCCGAGCGGCTTCTCGAGCTGGCCGAGGCCCCCGAGGGCTCGGCGGTGTTCTTCTGCAACTCCGGCACCGAGGCCAACGAGGCGGCGTTCAAGCTGACCCGCCGCACCGGCCGCACCCGGATCGTGGCGGCCACCGGCGCATTCCACGGCCGCACCATGGGCGCGCTCGCGCTCACCCACAAGGCCGCCTACCGGGAGCCGTTCGAGCCGCTGCCGGCCGACGTCGTGCACGTGCCCTGGGGCGACGCACAGGCGCTGGCCGACGCGGTGGACGACGACACGGCCGCGGTCGTGCTGGAGCCGATCCAGGGCGAGGCCGGCGTGCGCCCGGCTCCCGCCGGATACCTGGCCGCCGCCCGCCGGGCCACCCGGGCCCACGGCGCGCTGCTGGTGTTCGACGAGGTGCAGACCGGAATCGGCCGCACCGGAAGCTGGTTCGCACACCAGCTGGCCGGGCTGAACGGCGGCGAGGACGTCGTCCCCGACGTGATGACCCTGGCCAAAGGGCTGGGCGGCGGTATCCCGGTCGGCGCGATGGTGGTCTACGGGCACGACAACGCCCGGCGGCTGGGGGCCGGTCAGCACGGCACCACGTTCGGCGGCAACCCGGTGTCGGCCGCCGCGGGCCTGGCCACGCTGCACGTGATCGAGCGGGACGGCCTGCTGGAGCACACCACGATCATCGGAAAGAGGCTGGAGGAAGGCCTTTCCGGTCATCCGCTGGTCGCCGGGGTGCGCGGGCACGGCCTGCTGCGGGCGGTCGAGCTGACCCACCCGGTGTCGGCCGTCGTGGCCGGTCACCTGCTGGAGGCGGGCTTCATCGTCAATGCCGTGGCCCCCGACGCGATCCGGCTCGCCCCACCGCTGATTCTCTCCGCCGGGCAGGCGGACTCGTTCATCACGGCCCTTCCGGCCGCCCTGGATCTTGCAGCACAGGAGCTCTCGTGACCATCCGGCACTTCCTCAAGGACGACGACCTCTCCCCGGACGAGCTGATCGAGGTCCTCGACCTGGCCGACCGGCTGAAGGCCGAGCGGGCCAAGGGCATTCTCGACGTGCGCCCGCTGGAGGGGCCGAAGACCGTCGCGGTGCTGTTCGACAAGTCGTCCACCCGCACCCGGGTCTCGTTCAGCATCGGCATCAGCGAGCTCGGCGGCTACCCGCTGATCATCGACTCCAGCCAGAGCCAGCTGGGCCGCGGCGAGCCGATCGAAGACACCGCGCGGGTCCTCACCCGGCAGGCCTCGGCCATCGTCTGGCGCACCGGTGACCAGAGCCGCATCGACACCATGGCCGAGCACTCCACCGTGCCGGTCGTGAACGCCCTCACCGACCAGTACCACCCCTGCCAGCTGCTGGCCGACCTCCAGACCGTGCGGGAGCGCAGGGGCCGGCTGGAGGGTCTGACCCTGTCCTACCTGGGCGACGGTGCGAACAACATGTCGCACTCCTACCTGCTGGCCGGTGCGAACGCC of Kineosporia corallincola contains these proteins:
- the argF gene encoding ornithine carbamoyltransferase; this translates as MTIRHFLKDDDLSPDELIEVLDLADRLKAERAKGILDVRPLEGPKTVAVLFDKSSTRTRVSFSIGISELGGYPLIIDSSQSQLGRGEPIEDTARVLTRQASAIVWRTGDQSRIDTMAEHSTVPVVNALTDQYHPCQLLADLQTVRERRGRLEGLTLSYLGDGANNMSHSYLLAGANAGMHVRIGAPEAFQPDPAIVEQAWALASDTGGSVTVTTDPAAAAEGTDVLATDTWVSMGQEAEKNDRAGVFNAYSVDDALLSKAAPQAIVLHCLPAYRGLEISASVIDGPQSVVWDEAENRLHAQKALLTWLLERSG